One segment of Paenibacillus sp. FSL R7-0337 DNA contains the following:
- a CDS encoding CPBP family intramembrane glutamic endopeptidase, which produces MQNIFMNRNRQLRAGWEISCVVAVIVFLTALVSFGVSLRIGSEQLFDPDGWVRVFKSTAIYSFIVVCYTVRRIHKRPLSSIGLSRPDGVSLAAGFAGGFLLLSLILLVLWGLGYAVLQGEWAHPQFGQLDAADIVLTALLAGVCEEVVFRGYLQQLLSLRIGVPAAVGVTSVLFSLAHLANPGYNWVSGLNIVFIALIFSWMTLRTGNLYAAMGLHISWNLFQGYIYGVAVSGNNTYGLYSVALKGNEMLTGGQFGLEASLVTTLILAVLFVLLLAFPKHKNPRPASL; this is translated from the coding sequence ATGCAAAATATATTCATGAACCGTAACCGGCAGCTTAGAGCAGGTTGGGAAATATCATGTGTCGTAGCGGTTATTGTTTTTCTGACGGCTCTTGTCTCCTTTGGCGTATCGCTGAGGATCGGCTCTGAGCAGCTTTTTGATCCGGACGGGTGGGTACGTGTATTCAAATCTACAGCGATCTACTCCTTTATTGTTGTTTGTTATACGGTACGGAGAATTCATAAGCGTCCGTTGTCCAGCATTGGATTATCCAGACCGGACGGTGTAAGCCTTGCCGCCGGATTTGCTGGCGGATTTCTGCTGCTTTCATTGATTCTGCTTGTGCTGTGGGGACTGGGGTATGCTGTTCTGCAAGGGGAATGGGCACACCCGCAATTCGGACAGCTGGATGCGGCGGATATTGTACTTACAGCATTGCTGGCGGGAGTATGCGAGGAGGTTGTTTTCAGAGGCTATCTTCAACAGCTATTGTCCTTACGGATTGGCGTTCCGGCTGCGGTGGGCGTGACTTCCGTCCTGTTCTCGCTGGCCCATCTGGCGAACCCCGGATATAACTGGGTCAGCGGACTCAATATCGTATTCATTGCCCTGATCTTTTCTTGGATGACACTGCGAACCGGCAACTTGTATGCGGCAATGGGACTGCATATCTCCTGGAATCTATTCCAGGGTTATATTTACGGGGTTGCGGTGAGCGGTAATAACACTTATGGCCTGTATTCCGTAGCTCTAAAGGGCAATGAAATGCTAACCGGTGGCCAGTTTGGTCTGGAGGCCAGTCTGGTGACTACGCTGATTCTTGCAGTATTGTTTGTATTGCTGTTAGCATTCCCGAAACACAAAAATCCCCGTCCTGCATCACTGTAG
- a CDS encoding AMP-binding protein gives MEQHPEDKIAIKWLHENGSLEQITYGALMAQANRLAGGLAGLGLTQGDRVLVMVPRRIIAYAIYLACLKLGLAVIPSSEMLRAKDLSYRLRHSEARAVIVWSEATGEVNKISDDLPALDYQLSVSSGAAEPEEGWIDLEGLMEGQAVSYPTVASRRDDIAILAYTSGTTGNPKAVVHTHGWGYAHLRITSSLWFDIRESDTVWATAAPGWQKWIWSPFLTVLGNGVTGFVYNGAFHPERYLQLLQDEKIQVLCCTPTEYRLMAKTEGLADYDLSNLRCAVSAGEPLNQEVIHTFQQHFNITIRDGYGQTESTLIIAALKDEPIRVGSMGKSIAPGIVEVIDEDGHPLPAGVVGDIAVHLSMPALFQNYYKDPERKANCSHGEYFVTGDRARKDEDGYFWFEGRGDDIIISSGYTIGPFEVEEALMKHTLVKECAVVASPDEIRGSVVKAFIVLKDGHAGTPELTKELQAHVKEQTAPYKYPRKIEYITDLPKTTSGKIRRIELREQEKHANL, from the coding sequence ATGGAGCAGCATCCTGAAGATAAGATTGCAATTAAATGGTTACATGAAAATGGGAGCCTGGAGCAAATCACCTATGGTGCGCTCATGGCTCAGGCTAACCGTCTCGCCGGCGGACTGGCCGGCCTCGGACTTACGCAAGGCGACCGGGTCCTGGTCATGGTCCCCCGCCGCATCATCGCCTATGCGATATATCTGGCCTGCCTGAAGCTGGGACTGGCTGTTATCCCTTCGTCTGAAATGCTGCGGGCGAAGGATCTCTCATACCGGCTCCGCCACTCTGAAGCACGGGCCGTTATTGTCTGGTCTGAGGCTACCGGAGAAGTCAACAAAATCTCCGATGATCTTCCCGCATTGGACTACCAGCTGTCCGTCTCCAGCGGTGCGGCTGAGCCTGAAGAAGGCTGGATCGACCTGGAAGGTCTAATGGAAGGACAAGCAGTTTCTTACCCTACGGTTGCCAGCCGCCGCGATGATATCGCCATTCTGGCCTATACCTCCGGAACCACCGGCAATCCCAAAGCAGTAGTTCACACGCACGGCTGGGGATATGCTCATCTGCGGATCACTTCCTCCCTCTGGTTCGATATCCGTGAATCAGATACGGTCTGGGCCACAGCCGCACCGGGGTGGCAGAAGTGGATCTGGAGTCCGTTTCTGACGGTACTCGGCAATGGGGTAACTGGCTTTGTCTATAACGGAGCCTTCCATCCGGAACGCTACCTGCAGCTGCTGCAGGACGAGAAGATCCAGGTATTATGCTGCACACCGACAGAATACCGCCTGATGGCGAAGACAGAAGGTCTGGCAGACTACGATCTGTCCAATCTGCGCTGCGCTGTATCCGCCGGTGAACCGCTGAATCAGGAAGTGATTCATACCTTCCAGCAACACTTCAATATTACAATCCGTGACGGCTATGGACAAACAGAGAGCACACTCATCATCGCAGCGCTGAAGGATGAACCGATCCGGGTCGGCTCCATGGGCAAATCGATTGCTCCGGGCATTGTCGAAGTGATCGACGAGGACGGACATCCGCTGCCGGCCGGAGTGGTCGGTGATATCGCCGTACATCTGAGCATGCCTGCATTGTTCCAGAACTACTACAAAGATCCTGAGCGCAAAGCGAACTGCTCGCATGGGGAGTATTTTGTAACGGGCGACCGGGCGCGCAAGGATGAGGACGGCTATTTCTGGTTCGAGGGGCGCGGCGATGACATCATCATCAGCTCGGGCTACACGATCGGGCCGTTCGAGGTCGAAGAGGCGCTGATGAAGCATACCCTCGTTAAGGAATGTGCCGTAGTCGCAAGCCCGGATGAGATCCGCGGGTCCGTCGTCAAGGCTTTTATTGTACTCAAGGACGGCCATGCCGGAACACCGGAGCTGACCAAAGAGCTGCAAGCCCATGTGAAGGAGCAGACCGCCCCCTACAAATATCCGCGCAAAATCGAATACATTACGGATCTGCCGAAGACTACCTCCGGAAAAATCCGCAGAATCGAGCTGCGCGAGCAGGAGAAGCACGCTAACCTGTAA
- a CDS encoding GNAT family N-acetyltransferase, whose product MDENTMINETTIHEAGISEVEFNEIFAIMEASFPVSEIRTRTGQQALLDRPNYHLYTSKDAEGEILAFLAAWELPELRFIEHIAVNPECRSGGIGRKLMSSYLMRSDKPVLLEVEPPDGELEQRRIGFYERLGFYLNPYNYMQPPLRAGQADLPLRIMTYPEPVTMKEFRRFRDILYTEVYGVGV is encoded by the coding sequence ATGGACGAGAATACAATGATCAATGAGACAACTATTCATGAAGCAGGCATTAGTGAAGTGGAATTCAATGAAATATTCGCGATCATGGAAGCCTCTTTTCCGGTAAGTGAGATTAGAACCCGCACCGGGCAGCAGGCTTTGCTGGATCGGCCGAATTATCATCTGTATACCAGCAAGGATGCGGAGGGGGAGATACTGGCTTTTTTGGCGGCATGGGAGTTACCCGAGCTGCGGTTCATCGAGCATATTGCCGTGAATCCCGAGTGCCGGAGCGGAGGGATCGGCCGTAAGCTGATGAGCAGCTACCTTATGCGTTCGGACAAGCCGGTGCTGCTTGAGGTAGAGCCGCCGGACGGTGAGCTGGAACAGAGAAGAATCGGATTCTACGAGCGGCTGGGCTTTTACCTGAATCCCTATAACTATATGCAGCCGCCACTGCGTGCAGGGCAAGCCGATCTTCCGCTGCGCATTATGACCTACCCGGAGCCGGTGACGATGAAAGAGTTCCGCCGATTTAGAGATATTTTGTATACAGAGGTGTATGGGGTGGGCGTTTGA
- a CDS encoding DUF4023 family protein, translating into MDTHEFVEKFQENQRKALKNRNRGKGTPGARLANKQHSSNK; encoded by the coding sequence ATGGACACTCATGAATTCGTGGAGAAGTTCCAGGAGAATCAGCGTAAAGCGCTAAAGAACAGAAACCGCGGTAAAGGAACCCCAGGCGCAAGACTGGCCAACAAGCAGCATAGCTCTAACAAATAA
- a CDS encoding WYL domain-containing protein — MTDKVIRIFRIINAIQSNPGITAADLAFRCEVNIRTIYRDLELISHFAPVTNEGRGTGYRFMGKFFLYPLDFSEQESLAFSLLPSVLNQDRIPPGFHSAYDKVMGTHLKEKSRQNGLLENIADIIQMGTPAYRKESRNFLQPLIGAILEQRSIRTVYHSQSSNVTTAREIDPYYLIPRDQRFYLIGYCHLKGAIRTFRISRFEQVEMTASTFDKGNFNIKQYLKNTWSINRGTRNVTFKVRFDPEVARYIKEEELFVQPRMSEEGDGTLLFEVTVNNENEFIKWILQYGPNAEILEPESARERLKEQLEQWLDVYQ, encoded by the coding sequence ATGACAGACAAAGTAATACGGATTTTTAGAATCATTAACGCCATTCAGTCGAACCCCGGGATTACCGCAGCAGATTTGGCCTTTAGGTGCGAGGTGAATATAAGAACGATCTACAGGGATCTTGAGCTGATCAGCCACTTTGCTCCGGTTACGAATGAGGGAAGGGGCACGGGATACCGGTTCATGGGGAAGTTCTTTTTATATCCGCTGGATTTCTCGGAGCAAGAGTCGCTGGCGTTCTCTTTGCTGCCTTCGGTGCTGAACCAGGATAGAATCCCGCCAGGGTTTCATTCTGCGTATGACAAGGTGATGGGTACTCATCTGAAGGAGAAATCGCGGCAAAATGGCCTGCTGGAGAATATTGCGGATATTATTCAAATGGGCACCCCGGCCTACCGCAAGGAGAGCCGGAACTTCCTGCAGCCGCTTATTGGAGCAATCCTGGAGCAGCGCAGCATCCGTACGGTATACCACTCGCAATCAAGCAACGTTACTACGGCGCGGGAGATTGACCCGTATTATCTGATCCCGCGGGATCAGCGTTTTTATCTCATTGGCTATTGCCATCTGAAGGGCGCAATACGTACGTTCCGGATCAGCCGGTTTGAGCAGGTAGAGATGACGGCGTCTACTTTTGATAAGGGAAATTTCAATATTAAGCAGTATCTGAAAAACACCTGGTCGATCAACCGGGGGACCCGGAATGTCACGTTCAAGGTACGGTTCGATCCGGAGGTGGCGCGTTACATTAAGGAAGAGGAGCTGTTCGTACAGCCGCGGATGAGCGAAGAAGGCGATGGGACGCTGCTGTTCGAAGTCACGGTTAATAATGAGAATGAGTTCATCAAGTGGATTCTGCAGTATGGCCCTAATGCGGAGATTCTGGAGCCGGAGTCGGCCAGGGAACGATTGAAGGAGCAGCTGGAGCAGTGGCTGGATGTGTATCAGTAG
- the katA gene encoding catalase KatA, with product MTTNNNNKLTTSWGAPVGDNQNSMTAGARGPVLLQDVHLLEKLAHFNRERVPERVVHAKGAGAHGYFEVTNDLSQYTKAAFLSGVGKRTPMFIRFSTVAGELGSSDTVRDPRGFAVKFYTEEGNYDLVGNNTPVFFIRDAIKFPDFIHTQKRHPQTHLKNPNAVWDFWSLSPESLHQVTILMSDRGIPATLRHMHGFGSHTFKWVNAEGAAVWVKYHFKTEQGVKNLDVKLAAQLAGENPDYHTEDLFNAIDTGDFPAWRLHVQIMPVEDADTYRFDPFDVTKVWSQKDYPLIEVGRMVLDRNPENYFAEVEQATFSPGSFVPGIEASPDKMLQGRLFAYGDAHRYRVGANHNHLPINRPVAEVNNNQRDGAMNATNNGGGSVYYEPNSSGGATESAKHKAAAFEVSGQVDSVSYDHDDHYTQPGDLYRLLSEEERARLVSNIVGAMTPVESEEIKLRQIGHFYKADLEFGRRIAEGLGLAVTE from the coding sequence ATGACTACAAACAATAACAACAAGCTAACGACTAGCTGGGGCGCCCCCGTAGGCGACAACCAGAATTCAATGACCGCCGGTGCCCGCGGCCCCGTGCTGCTGCAGGATGTCCACTTACTGGAAAAGCTCGCCCACTTCAACCGTGAACGTGTTCCTGAGCGGGTCGTTCATGCCAAAGGTGCCGGTGCCCATGGTTATTTTGAAGTCACCAATGATCTCTCCCAATATACGAAGGCTGCCTTCTTGTCCGGGGTCGGCAAACGCACCCCGATGTTCATCCGTTTCTCTACCGTAGCCGGGGAACTGGGCTCATCCGATACCGTGCGCGATCCGCGCGGCTTTGCTGTGAAATTCTACACCGAAGAGGGCAACTACGACCTGGTCGGCAATAACACGCCTGTCTTTTTCATCCGTGACGCCATCAAATTCCCGGACTTCATCCATACCCAGAAGCGTCATCCGCAGACCCATCTGAAGAACCCGAATGCGGTCTGGGACTTCTGGTCCCTCTCCCCCGAGTCTCTGCACCAGGTGACGATTCTGATGTCTGACCGCGGCATCCCGGCTACTCTCCGCCATATGCATGGCTTCGGCAGCCATACGTTCAAGTGGGTGAATGCCGAAGGTGCAGCCGTCTGGGTCAAATACCACTTCAAGACAGAGCAGGGCGTCAAGAATCTCGATGTTAAGCTGGCAGCACAGCTAGCCGGGGAGAACCCGGATTATCATACAGAGGACTTGTTCAACGCCATTGATACCGGAGACTTCCCGGCCTGGAGGCTGCATGTGCAGATTATGCCTGTGGAGGATGCCGACACCTACCGCTTCGATCCGTTTGATGTAACCAAGGTATGGTCGCAGAAGGATTACCCGCTGATTGAGGTAGGCCGCATGGTGCTGGACCGCAATCCTGAGAATTACTTCGCCGAAGTGGAGCAGGCCACCTTTTCCCCCGGCTCATTCGTTCCAGGCATCGAGGCTTCTCCGGATAAAATGCTTCAGGGCCGACTGTTCGCATACGGGGATGCCCACCGCTACCGTGTAGGAGCGAACCATAACCACCTGCCGATTAACCGGCCTGTCGCCGAGGTCAACAATAATCAGCGCGACGGCGCGATGAATGCTACGAATAACGGGGGAGGCTCTGTCTACTACGAGCCCAACAGCTCCGGCGGGGCAACCGAGTCTGCGAAGCATAAAGCGGCTGCTTTTGAAGTCTCCGGCCAGGTAGACAGCGTGTCTTATGACCATGACGATCACTACACCCAGCCGGGTGATCTGTACCGTCTGCTCAGCGAAGAGGAGCGTGCCCGGCTCGTGAGCAATATTGTCGGTGCGATGACTCCAGTGGAGTCCGAGGAGATCAAGCTCCGCCAGATTGGCCACTTCTACAAAGCCGATCTGGAATTTGGCCGTCGAATCGCAGAAGGACTGGGATTGGCTGTAACAGAGTAA